A window from Schistosoma haematobium chromosome 3, whole genome shotgun sequence encodes these proteins:
- a CDS encoding hypothetical protein (SECRETED:SignalP(1-23)), which produces MNKSIYLLLTVSIVCVNWITLDAKPFHLKSVASDNGNKLLDINHDDQYSDYDEIKRIFQEGSINDQQPTKTTSPMATTTRKPTTESDKEEIEESAVDDSDDQSPCSGGGAIFTYTIRGDDIDGDGHMESNNHDDDMLADDYDFNPVYSWFGREDSYHRRPSKPYRKPSRNTWYSRYDSFPF; this is translated from the coding sequence ATGaacaaatctatttatttactaCTTACTGTCTCTATTGTTTGTGTAAACTGGATAACTCTAGATGCTAAGCCATTTCACTTAAAAAGTGTAGCATCTGATAATGGAAACAAACTTCTTGATATTAATCATGATGATCAATATTCTGACTATGATGAAATAAAACGAATTTTTCAAGAAGGTTCCATTAACGATCAACAACCTACTAAGACGACATCACCAATGGCAACGACAACACGGAAACCTACGACTGAATCAGACAAAGAGGAAATTGAAGAATCAGCAGTGGATGATTCAGATGACCAATCACCATGTAGCGGTGGAGGGGcaatatttacatatacaatACGCGGTGATGATATTGATGGAGATGGTCATATGGAATCCAACAATCATGATGATGATATGCTTGCAGATGATTATGATTTCAACCCAGTCTATTCTTGGTTTGGAAGAGAGGATTCTTATCACCGACGTCCAAGTAAACCGTATCGTAAACCTTCGCGTAATACATGGTATTCACGATATGACAGTTTCCCTTTCTAA
- a CDS encoding hypothetical protein (EggNog:ENOG410V4BE~COG:P): MTDLVYGTVQTIQDKKVMVDELNNNNNNIIVQLHKINTCKNNLRNSNNNINNNDIIDNNNTTNDEMSNTFSNEKQLIQQTLSISKKRKKFKLINSKRFKQNDQHNNKHNYHIYPFDKVNTSNGNIEIITERIRDKWNKKIDFLLSVIGFAVDLANVWRFPYLCYKNGGGAFLIPYGLMLIFGGIPLFYMELALGQFIRKGAITSWGRVCPLLKGVGYSVVLVAFYTDWFYNMIIAWSLYYFGASFTFNLPWMSCNNSWNTENCIDFHLTKNDSISQWDNFSLRSNYSIMGNITFPVEEFFSNQVLGRTKDTNVENPGKIQWQILLCFIAVMVICYFSLWKGIHTSGKVVWFTALFPYVVLIIFLFRGITLPGSTNGIYHYIWPNIEKLKSAEPWVDAATQVFFSLGPGFGVLMAYASYNEFHNNVYRDALLVASINSLTSLLSGFVVFTLLGYMAYKRNVLVLDVIKDDPVLVFSVYPEALSTLPGSTFLSICFFLMLLTLGLDSSFGGSEAVITALSDEYPMIANHRELFVLGLFTFYIGIGALESTQGGIYWFHLFERTCVEYPILLAVLCETVCIAWIYGVDRFRQNIKQMLGFQPGIFWKICWKFIAPLFILFNITYGLSNYQPLQLGDYTYPLWANILGGIFSGSAVLTIPVVAIIQILRTEGTFNERIKKLIQPHECMEPNEYLIEDKPIINRKIPVSLSDTFNSLKSSSSYLKKVQSTHSIPNCYKVNTNV, translated from the exons ATGACAGATTTAGTTTATGGAACTGTACAAACGATACAGGATAAAAAGGTTATGGTAGAcgaattaaacaataataataataatattatcgtTCAACTACATAAGATAAATACTTGCAAGAATAATCTTagaaatagtaataacaatattaataataatgatattatagacaataataatactactaatgacGAAATGAGTAATActttttcaaatgaaaaacaattaatTCAACAAACGTTATCAATTtccaaaaagagaaaaaaatttaaattaataaattctaaacgatttaaacaaaatgatcaacacaataataaacataattatcaTATATATCCATTTGATAAAGTGAATACAAGTAATGGTAATATTGAGATAATTACAGAAAGAATACGTGATAAATGGAATAAGAAGATTGATTTCTTATTATCTGTTATTGGGTTTGCTGTTGATTTAGCAAATGTCTGGAGATTCCCTTATTTGTGCTATAAAAATGGTGGTG GTGCTTTTCTGATTCCATATGGTCTTATGCTAATATTTGGTGGAATTCCTTTATTTTATATGGAATTAGCTTTAGGACAATTTATTCGTAAAGGTGCTATTACGTCATGGGGAAGAGTGTGTCCACTTTTGAAAG GCGTTGGTTACAGTGTTGTTCTTGTGGCGTTCTACACTGATTGGTTTTATAATATGATTATAGCTTGGTCATTATATTATTTTGGGGCATCATTTACATTCAATTTACCATGGATGTCGTGTAATAATTCATGGAATACAGAGAATTGCATAGATTTTCATTTGACAAAAAATGATTCCATTTCTCAATGGGATAATTTTTCACTACGTAGCAATTATTCGATTATGGGGAATATAACATTTCCTGTTGAAGAATTTTTCAG TAATCAAGTCCTAGGTCGTACTAAAGATACAAATGTAGAAAATCCTGGTAAAATTCAGTGGCAAATACTGTTGTGCTTTATAGCTGTTATGgttatttgttattttagtCTATGGAAAGGAATACATACATCAGGCAAA GTTGTTTGGTTTACTGCATTATTTCCCTATGTTGTATTAATAATATTTCTATTTCGTGGAATCACTTTACCTGGGTCTACAAATGGTATATATCATTATATATGGCCAAATATTGAGAAGCTTAAATCCGCTGAACCATGGGTAGATGCTGCAACACAAGTATTTTTTTCACTTGGACCTGGATTCGGTGTACTTATGGCTTATGCATCttataatgaatttcataataaTGTATACAG GGATGCATTACTTGTGGCATCAATTAATTCGCTAACAAGTTTATTATCTGGATTTGTGGTATTCACATTATTGGGTTATATGGCATATAAACGTAATGTACTTGTATTAGATGTGATCAAAGATG ATCCAGTATTAGTCTTCAGTGTCTATCCAGAAGCATTGTCAACTTTACCCGGTTCGACATTTCTATCAATCTGTTTCTTTCTCATGTTGCTCACTTTGGGTTTGGACAGCTCA TTTGGAGGTTCTGAAGCCGTCATCACGGCGTTAAGCGATGAATATCCTATGATTGCAAACCATCGAGAATTATTTGTACTTGGTTTATTCACATTCTACATTGGGATTGGAGCTTTGGAATCAACTCAA GGTGGGATCTATTGGTTTCATTTGTTTGAAAGAACTTGCGTTGAATATCCAATTTTATTGGCTGTATTATGCGAAACAGTTTGTATCGCTTGGATATAtg gTGTTGATCGTTTTCGACAAAACATTAAACAAATGTTAGGCTTTCAACCAGGAATATTTTGGAAAATTTGCTGGAAATTTATTGCTCCACTTTTCATTCTG TTCAATATTACTTATGGATTATCGAATTATCAACCCCTACAATTAGGTGATTATACCTATCCATTATGGGCAAATATATTGGGTGGTATTTTTAGTGGTTCAGCTGTTTTAACAATACCAGTTGTGGctattattcaaatattacGTACGGAGGGAACTTTCAACGAA